One part of the Polyangiaceae bacterium genome encodes these proteins:
- a CDS encoding pyridoxal-phosphate dependent enzyme — translation MSQADGTRVANASAIDSRPLIARFPRLLDTGWTALGLFPTPVVSAGELAREIAPTGTGDLWLKRDDLSHPIYGGNKVRTLEVLLGSARKHGATRVYSTGAFGSNHAVAALLHGARLGLEGGVVLYPQPQSDAAHENLKWILSLEPDVICLPHWSALPLGIVLARRAERRRGGVAEVMVPGGATPLGALAYVSAGLELAEQVARGECPAPRRIVVGVGSCCTSAGLLVGLQLAARLGVAFRDTIPQLHSVRVTPWPVTAPWRILDLAVQTSQHLAALTGEAALVCSREELSRKFRVETAFFGGGYGEPTESGRQAIEVWRSGLPDMVLDTTYSAKSAACVMRYLRASAPGPTLYWATKSSARVPAGFPRPGSVPMRMERWLGSARTTHTSS, via the coding sequence GTGAGCCAGGCTGACGGGACCAGGGTTGCCAACGCGTCGGCAATCGACTCGCGGCCCCTCATTGCTCGCTTCCCGCGCTTGCTCGACACGGGTTGGACCGCGTTGGGGCTCTTCCCAACTCCAGTGGTGTCCGCGGGGGAGCTCGCTCGAGAGATCGCGCCGACGGGTACTGGTGACTTGTGGCTGAAGCGGGACGACCTGTCGCATCCGATCTATGGCGGCAACAAGGTACGCACCCTCGAAGTGCTTCTCGGGTCCGCGCGGAAGCACGGGGCGACGCGAGTCTACTCAACGGGAGCCTTTGGCTCGAACCATGCCGTCGCAGCCCTACTCCACGGAGCGAGGCTTGGGCTGGAGGGCGGCGTGGTATTGTATCCGCAGCCCCAGTCGGATGCCGCGCACGAGAATCTGAAGTGGATCCTGAGCCTCGAGCCCGACGTGATCTGTCTCCCACACTGGTCGGCGTTGCCGTTGGGGATCGTTCTGGCGCGCCGCGCTGAGCGGCGGCGTGGGGGCGTGGCGGAGGTGATGGTGCCCGGGGGCGCCACTCCCCTTGGCGCCCTCGCGTACGTTTCCGCGGGCCTCGAGTTGGCGGAGCAAGTGGCTCGCGGCGAGTGTCCCGCTCCCCGTCGTATCGTCGTCGGCGTCGGGTCGTGTTGTACTTCGGCGGGCCTCCTGGTGGGCCTGCAGCTCGCCGCACGCCTGGGTGTCGCATTTCGGGATACCATTCCGCAGCTGCACAGCGTTCGTGTCACGCCTTGGCCGGTGACCGCGCCGTGGAGGATCCTCGATCTAGCCGTTCAGACGTCACAACACCTCGCCGCGCTCACCGGGGAAGCGGCTTTGGTTTGCAGCCGGGAAGAGTTGTCGCGGAAATTTCGTGTTGAAACGGCGTTCTTCGGCGGCGGCTACGGGGAGCCAACCGAATCGGGCCGTCAAGCAATCGAGGTCTGGCGGAGCGGATTGCCTGACATGGTCTTGGACACGACCTACTCTGCCAAGAGCGCCGCCTGCGTCATGCGCTACCTCCGCGCGAGCGCTCCAGGGCCGACGTTGTACTGGGCAACGAAATCCAGCGCGCGGGTACCAGCTGGCTTCCCTCGTCCCGGCAGTGTGCCAATGCGTATGGAGCGCTGGCTCGGATCCGCGCGGACTACGCATACGTCGTCGTAG
- a CDS encoding VanW family protein, translating into MSASEGDAPTLEPSADSPEVSSAAEPLPVAVRPRRRWLWLALGVLPCVIPLLGFGVDRLFSLGEVQRGVSLGSVALSGLDRGEAKAQVEPLGKRVEQGQLKLGIGANLLELDAEAIGARCDLEQSVDQALAAGRSGGVGSQFVWWLGSFAKGHSVNLVVSLDDARFDAELTRLEQAALAQPPFEGAIVLQGDRLVSKPPAAGWVVDHAATREAVLEALADGSAHGARFARAELVRREAKVTAAEVDAALALANSLVKQPIRLENTEEDAEVKFTVRELKSSVRTRPASAGGLEVYFDPTAVEKKLEPLRKNLEDEPKNARFVAEGDRVKIEPSRPGTLLDATAVARELEAAARAGQDTGKLPIQRSAPPSFTTQDAEALGIKGLVSSFTTYHACCQKRVQNIHLIADLLNDTIVKPGERFSVNEYIGPRTHGKGFVEAPTISRGEMVDSYGGGISQFATTMFNAVLDGAYEIIQRQPHSYYFTRYPEGHEATLSFPVPDLIFRNDTQAGMLIKTEYGSTFIRVKIFGDNGGRKVRRIVSRRFDIVKPDVEYEADDKLDPEKEKVLYGGMDGWSVVATRIITYPDGKKNEEGRKVVYKPRTRIVKVHPCKIPKGFEGYTGDRCPEPEEPDAGAPEGEDQAPLEPRPSDGAEDDLE; encoded by the coding sequence GTGTCCGCTTCAGAAGGCGATGCGCCGACGCTAGAACCGAGCGCAGACTCGCCCGAGGTGAGTTCCGCGGCGGAGCCGCTGCCCGTGGCTGTGCGCCCCCGCCGACGTTGGCTGTGGCTCGCGCTGGGTGTTCTGCCTTGCGTGATCCCGCTCCTGGGGTTCGGTGTCGACCGCCTGTTCAGTCTAGGAGAGGTTCAGCGAGGAGTGAGCCTCGGGTCCGTGGCGCTCTCGGGGCTCGATCGAGGCGAAGCGAAGGCCCAGGTGGAGCCTCTGGGAAAGCGCGTCGAGCAAGGTCAGCTCAAGCTCGGGATTGGAGCGAATCTCTTGGAGCTGGATGCTGAGGCGATCGGCGCCCGCTGTGATCTGGAACAGAGCGTGGATCAAGCGCTGGCCGCCGGGCGTTCCGGGGGCGTGGGCTCGCAGTTCGTCTGGTGGCTCGGCTCTTTCGCCAAGGGGCACTCTGTGAACCTCGTGGTCAGCCTGGATGACGCGCGCTTCGACGCTGAGCTGACCCGTCTCGAGCAGGCAGCGCTTGCCCAGCCGCCCTTCGAGGGCGCGATCGTGCTCCAAGGCGATCGACTGGTGAGCAAGCCGCCTGCTGCGGGTTGGGTGGTCGACCACGCCGCGACCCGTGAAGCCGTGTTGGAGGCGCTAGCTGATGGCTCCGCGCACGGCGCGCGCTTCGCCAGGGCGGAGCTCGTGCGGCGGGAGGCGAAGGTGACCGCCGCAGAGGTTGACGCGGCGCTGGCGCTGGCGAACTCGCTGGTCAAGCAGCCAATCCGTCTGGAAAACACCGAGGAAGATGCTGAGGTAAAATTTACCGTACGGGAACTCAAGTCGAGCGTTCGCACCCGACCGGCGTCGGCGGGGGGCCTCGAGGTCTACTTCGATCCAACCGCAGTGGAGAAGAAACTCGAGCCACTACGCAAGAATCTCGAGGATGAGCCCAAGAACGCGCGGTTTGTCGCCGAAGGGGATCGGGTGAAGATCGAACCCTCACGGCCGGGTACCTTGCTCGACGCGACTGCGGTTGCTCGGGAACTCGAAGCTGCGGCGCGGGCGGGGCAGGACACTGGTAAACTACCCATTCAGCGTAGCGCGCCACCTTCGTTCACCACCCAAGACGCTGAGGCGCTGGGCATCAAGGGACTCGTCTCGAGCTTCACGACGTACCATGCGTGTTGCCAGAAACGCGTGCAGAACATCCACCTGATCGCTGACCTGCTGAACGACACGATCGTCAAGCCGGGAGAGCGCTTCAGCGTGAACGAGTACATTGGCCCGCGTACCCACGGCAAAGGCTTCGTCGAGGCTCCGACGATTTCTCGTGGGGAAATGGTGGATAGCTACGGCGGCGGGATTTCGCAGTTCGCGACCACGATGTTCAACGCCGTGCTCGACGGAGCGTATGAGATCATCCAGCGTCAGCCTCATAGCTACTATTTCACGCGCTATCCGGAGGGTCACGAGGCAACGCTCTCGTTCCCCGTGCCGGACCTGATCTTCAGGAATGACACTCAGGCCGGCATGCTCATCAAGACCGAGTATGGGTCCACATTCATTCGCGTGAAGATCTTCGGCGACAACGGCGGCCGGAAGGTGCGGAGGATCGTCAGTCGTCGCTTCGACATCGTGAAGCCTGACGTGGAGTACGAGGCCGATGACAAGCTGGACCCCGAGAAGGAGAAAGTCCTCTACGGGGGAATGGACGGGTGGTCCGTCGTGGCTACGCGTATCATCACGTATCCTGACGGAAAAAAGAACGAGGAAGGCCGCAAGGTTGTCTACAAGCCGCGCACCCGCATCGTGAAGGTTCACCCGTGCAAGATCCCGAAGGGCTTCGAGGGCTACACCGGGGATCGCTGCCCGGAGCCCGAAGAGCCCGACGCGGGGGCCCCAGAGGGTGAAGACCAGGCGCCTCTGGAGCCTCGCCCGAGTGACGGGGCGGAAGACGACCTCGAATAG